A region of the Chryseobacterium gotjawalense genome:
TTTCATCCGTAAAAAATGGCTGGATAATGATTTTTACGGCGGAGTTTCTACGCTGTATGGAAAGTTTGAAAATCTCGACTTAAATTTCGGAATCGTTGGAAACCAATATTTCGGAAAGCATTTCGGAAACGTTTCCGGCGTTTATTTTCCTGAAATCTTCGAACACGAATATTATAGAAATAACGGAATAAAAACCGAATTCGCTGGTTTTGCAAAAGCAATTGTGAAATTAAACAAGTTTGAACTGTACGGAGATTTGCAGCTGAGAAACATTAATTATGACACTGAAGTCATTCAGCAAGGCGATAATGAAGGCGCCGAATTAAGTAAAAACTGGTTATTCTTTAATCCGAAAATGGGCCTGAATTATAAAATCAATTCCGGAAAATTATTCTTTTCTTACGCTCATGCCCATCGGGAACCGAATCGGGACGACATTTTCGCCAATCCGGAAATCCAACCTGAAAAACTTCACGATTTCGAAGCTGGAATCGAAAAAGCGATTGGAAACTTTTCTTTTACTACCAATTTATACTACATGAATTATGTGAATCAGTTGGTTTTAAACGGTCAGATCAATGATATCGGTGAATTCATCCGCGTGAATTCCGGGAAAAGTTACCGGATGGGAATCGAGGTCGGTGCTTTGGCAAAACTTTCACAACAGTGGACTATTTCCGGGAATTTCACTTTAAGTAAAAATGAAAACAAAGACTTTAAAAATGAAACTGATACAGGATTTGAAAGTTTAGGAAATACTCCCATTTCTTTTTCACCAGATTTCATGGGCAATATCCTGGTCAATTATTCACCAACATCAAAATTCAGCTTAGGACTTCAAAACCAATATGTTGGAAGCCAGTTCTTAGATAACACGAACAACGAAAATTTAAAACTAAATAATTATATCTTAACCGATTTTAATGCGAAATATACTTTAAATATAAAAAGAACTGAAGTTGATCTGAAATTATTAGTGAACAATATTTTCAATAAAAAAGATGTGAATAATGGATTTGTTTATGATCAGAATCCTTTTTACTTTTCACAAGCGGGAACGAATTTCTTATTCGGCGTGAGCATTAAATATCAATAATTAAAAGTTAACGAAACACTATTCATGTTTTTTCGCAATTACCTGATTGAAGACTGCTTTTTGGGCAGTCTTTTTTTATTTTTGATTAAATGAATCAAAAAACATAAATTTGCCAAGTATGAATTTCTCCTTACATCTTCTCGAATATCTAAAAAAACAAGGTAATGTTTCCATTCCTGGTTTTGGAACTTTTTATTTGCACACTATTAACGCTGTGCTGGATCAAGAGGGAAAAAACATTTTGCCACCGGGAACAGAAATAGCATTCAAAACAGATATTTCAGAAAACACAAATGACTTCGCGCAATATCTTTCAAAGCAAAAAAACATTCCGCTCATCGATGCTGAAATCGAAATTAAAAAGCAACTTAATTATTGGAACGCGACACTTCTCAGAGACCAAAAAGTAGAAGTAGATCATTTAGGAACTTTCTTCTTAGAAGACAGCAAGATGATTTTTTCAGGAAACAGAGCTGAAAATCTGTCTGCCGATTTTTACGGATTAGAAGAAATTAATATTTCAGAAATTAAGAACAGCACGAAGAAAAATGGCAATCCTTATCAATTAAAAAAATCATTTTTCTGGATTACTCCTTTACTCATCGGTATTTTAGGTTTAACCTATTTCGGAGTTACCCAACCAGAAATGATTTTCGGTAAGAAATCTTTTAAAGAGGAGACGACAAAAAAAGAAGCAACGCCCATTAAAATAGATACTGTAAAAAGAGATTCACTTAAAACAGTTCAAATGGCTGCGGATTCTATAAAAAATGATTCTTTGCAAAAAGCAATTGCTCCTGTAAAAACTCCAGCTAAAAAATGGAGTTCAAAAACCTATTCAAACTCTAAATGGAAAAAACCAAAACAGCATCAGAATCGCTAACCATAATGACCAATATCGTTTTGCCAAACGAAACGAATTCCCTGCGGAATCTTTTCGGCGGCGAACTTTTAGCAAAAATGGACCGGTGTGCGTCCATCTCTGCGGCGAGACATTGCGAAAGACGTGTGGTAACAGCTTCGGTAAATCACGTCTCTTTTGACAAACCCATACCAGAAGGTGGAATCGTGGTTTTGGAATCGAAAGTTTCCCGCGCTTTTTCAACTTCCATGGAGATTTATGTGGATGTTTGGCTGGATGATCCGATCAATCAGAAGAAAATTCATACCAATTCCGGAATTTACACTTTTGTGGCTGTAGATGAATTCAACCGCCCTATTCCCATTCCGAAAATGACCCCGGAAACCGAAGAAGAAATTCAAAGATTTGATGCGGCCTTGCGCAGAAAGGAACTTTCCCTAATTCTGTCCGGAAGAATGAAAGCTGCAGATTCTGTGGAACTTCGGAAACTGTTTGGTTGATAAATACAAATACTTTAACACCAATAAATACGCACAATAGCGTAAACTTAAACAGTGTATTCCGTGTAAATAATTTGTGAAATTTCTGTCTAAAACACAAGAAAATGAAAATCCTGCTCCTCGATAAAAACCATCCTTTAATTACAGAACAGCTTTCTGCAAAAGGATTTTTGTTTGAAGAAGATTTTACATCGGCTTATGAAGATGTTTTAAAAAAAATTGGGCATTACGACGGAATTATTATCCGAAGCAGAATTCCCATTGATCAAAATTTTCTGGAACATGCAAAAAATCTGAAATTCATTGCCAGAGTCGGTGCCGGAATGGAAAACATCGATGTGGAATTTGCGGAAAAATCAGGGATTCAACTGATCAGTTCACCGGAAGGAAACCGCGATTCGGTTGCGGAACACGTTTTGGGAATGCTTTTGATTTTAATGCACAGATTATTTATTTCTTCTCTGGAAGTAAAAAATGGAATCTGGAAAAGAGAAGAAAACCGCGGTGATGAAATCCTTGGAAAAACAGTCGGTCTTATCGGTTATGGAAATATGGGAAAAGCCGTCGCAAAAAGGTTTTCAGGATTTGGGTGCAACGTTATATTTCATGATATTTTACCCGATATCGGCGACGAATTTGCAACGCAGGTTTCCTTAGAAACATTAAAAAAAGAAGCAGACATTCTTAGCACTCACCTTCCGATCACGAAAGAAACCCATTATATCATTGATGAGAAATTCATTTCGGAAATGGCAAAAGATTTCTATTTCATCAATACGGCAAGAGGAAAAAATGTAAAAACGAACGATTTAGTAAAAGCTTTAAAATCCGGTAAAGTTAAAGGAGCCGCGCTGGATGTTTTGGAGTTTGAAAAAGCATCTTTCGAAAATCTGGACACTGAAAACGACGATTTACAGTTTCTGCTCCAATCCGAAAAAGCAATTGTGACGCCTCATATTGCAGGTTGGACGGTTCAAAGCAAACAAAAACTGGCACAAGTTATTGTAGATAAGATTTTGGCTCAGTTTTCCGGGCATTAACAAATCTTTATGACTTCGGTCTTATTTGTTTTTACGAAAATCCCCTATATTGCGGAGATTTTTAAGCCAAAACTTTTTTAATGAAATTTTCCAAATCCTTCCTTTTCCTTCTTTTAATTACCCTTGTTTTATTCTCCTGTAAAAAAGAAAGTTCTGAAGAAGCGCAAATCAAAACCAGTTTACCCAATTACGGAAATGTCGATTTAGACGATGTTTTTACCCGCAAAGACCGTAAGTTAGAGAACAAAGATTCGATTACTGCTGTACTCAACCGTTACTATAAAAATGTTTGGGAAAAAGGAGATTTGTGGGGCGGATTTATCGTTGCCAAAGGTGACGAAATTCTGTACGAAAATTACCGCGGTTTTGCTCAGGACAAACACCAGGAACCGATTAACGATACCGTCGCCCTGCATGTTGCTTCGATTTCGAAAACGCTTACCGCAATGGCAACCTTAAAATTAGTGGAAGCCGGTAAAATTAAACTGGAGGATCCTTTAACCAAATATTTTCCAAAATTTCCTTATCCGAAAGTGACCGTTTTCACGCTTTTAAGTCAAAGAAGTGGTTTACCAAAATACGAACACTTCGTTGATAAAATAAAACCGGCACCGGCAGAACTTTCAAAAAAATTCCTGACCAATCAGGATATTTTAAATATGCTGATTCAATACCAGCCGGAACTTGCAAGGAATACAGATACGGGTTTTATGTATTGTAACACTAATTACGCTCTGCTGGCTTTAATCATCGAAAAAGTGACCGGAAAAACATTCCCCGAGGCGATGAAACAAATGATATTTCGCCCTTTAAAAATGAAAAACTCGTATATCTTTCAGGAAAAAGATACTGTAACTGCTGCGAAATCTTTTTATCAAAGAGGTCCAAAAGTTTATCCATACGATCAACTTGATTTAATTTACGGTGACAAAAATGTTTACACCACACCAAGAGATTTATTGAATTTTTCAAAAGCCCTTTATTCAAAAGATTTCCTGAGCGCCGATTTAAAAGAAAAAATTTTTGAACCTTACAGCAACGAACGTCCCGGAATCAATAATTACGGCTTAGGTTTCCGCATGAAAATATTTAATAATAATGAAAAACTCACCT
Encoded here:
- a CDS encoding acyl-CoA thioesterase — translated: MEKTKTASESLTIMTNIVLPNETNSLRNLFGGELLAKMDRCASISAARHCERRVVTASVNHVSFDKPIPEGGIVVLESKVSRAFSTSMEIYVDVWLDDPINQKKIHTNSGIYTFVAVDEFNRPIPIPKMTPETEEEIQRFDAALRRKELSLILSGRMKAADSVELRKLFG
- a CDS encoding serine hydrolase domain-containing protein, translating into MKFSKSFLFLLLITLVLFSCKKESSEEAQIKTSLPNYGNVDLDDVFTRKDRKLENKDSITAVLNRYYKNVWEKGDLWGGFIVAKGDEILYENYRGFAQDKHQEPINDTVALHVASISKTLTAMATLKLVEAGKIKLEDPLTKYFPKFPYPKVTVFTLLSQRSGLPKYEHFVDKIKPAPAELSKKFLTNQDILNMLIQYQPELARNTDTGFMYCNTNYALLALIIEKVTGKTFPEAMKQMIFRPLKMKNSYIFQEKDTVTAAKSFYQRGPKVYPYDQLDLIYGDKNVYTTPRDLLNFSKALYSKDFLSADLKEKIFEPYSNERPGINNYGLGFRMKIFNNNEKLTYHNGWWHGTNSVFAHLLKSKVTIIAIGNKYSTRVYSALALSGLFENLPYEKEKIQKMLNETDTLKQNQANDSYSE
- a CDS encoding 2-hydroxyacid dehydrogenase, with the protein product MKILLLDKNHPLITEQLSAKGFLFEEDFTSAYEDVLKKIGHYDGIIIRSRIPIDQNFLEHAKNLKFIARVGAGMENIDVEFAEKSGIQLISSPEGNRDSVAEHVLGMLLILMHRLFISSLEVKNGIWKREENRGDEILGKTVGLIGYGNMGKAVAKRFSGFGCNVIFHDILPDIGDEFATQVSLETLKKEADILSTHLPITKETHYIIDEKFISEMAKDFYFINTARGKNVKTNDLVKALKSGKVKGAALDVLEFEKASFENLDTENDDLQFLLQSEKAIVTPHIAGWTVQSKQKLAQVIVDKILAQFSGH
- a CDS encoding TonB-dependent receptor; translation: MKGFIFLGLLAGPFYFAQNTVQDSLKTKEIESINFLKRLPVTKEIINVEKDLGQKNLGQDLPILLKNQMSVISTSDAGNGVGYTGFRIRGVGGTAINVMLNGVPYNDSESQGTFFVNVGDLTSSASQIVIQRGVGTSSNGVSAFGASVNVITKSPEEQFYVKSDDSYGSFNTYKYSAEVGSGKFWKDRLSVMGRYTTIHSDGYIDRAFSNLDSYNFTALFEEKKTKIRLMAFGGKEKTYQAWNGIDKATWETNPKFNYSGAIYDANWENIVGFYDNETDNYRQNHYQLLWEQNFNNHWNLETTFHYTKGKGYYENYKQDAKFSKYNLPDLITDNQTIKRTDFIRKKWLDNDFYGGVSTLYGKFENLDLNFGIVGNQYFGKHFGNVSGVYFPEIFEHEYYRNNGIKTEFAGFAKAIVKLNKFELYGDLQLRNINYDTEVIQQGDNEGAELSKNWLFFNPKMGLNYKINSGKLFFSYAHAHREPNRDDIFANPEIQPEKLHDFEAGIEKAIGNFSFTTNLYYMNYVNQLVLNGQINDIGEFIRVNSGKSYRMGIEVGALAKLSQQWTISGNFTLSKNENKDFKNETDTGFESLGNTPISFSPDFMGNILVNYSPTSKFSLGLQNQYVGSQFLDNTNNENLKLNNYILTDFNAKYTLNIKRTEVDLKLLVNNIFNKKDVNNGFVYDQNPFYFSQAGTNFLFGVSIKYQ
- a CDS encoding HU domain-containing protein, whose protein sequence is MNFSLHLLEYLKKQGNVSIPGFGTFYLHTINAVLDQEGKNILPPGTEIAFKTDISENTNDFAQYLSKQKNIPLIDAEIEIKKQLNYWNATLLRDQKVEVDHLGTFFLEDSKMIFSGNRAENLSADFYGLEEINISEIKNSTKKNGNPYQLKKSFFWITPLLIGILGLTYFGVTQPEMIFGKKSFKEETTKKEATPIKIDTVKRDSLKTVQMAADSIKNDSLQKAIAPVKTPAKKWSSKTYSNSKWKKPKQHQNR